The genomic region catctgtatgacaataacgtcaaacttatctagcaagccaaccgttattgataaacgtggatcaactgataataataccaaagtatgccctttgatccttttagaggtttataagtccttgcactaactgttaaggacaccaaccccaacaagctcccacttgtccgtacaagtgtatgtgcaatgacgttatccgcactaactggaggacacaagctccaacaaactcccacttgtccgtacaagtgtatgtgcgataaccgattctcatattcatttaaaaatttctcccactcaatgtaaaacaatttgcagatctggatccgcaaaggtcgtattttacaatcgatctgtatctagagtggtttccccgactagagagtaacttaactgataaaacgaatccgtatccgagcatggccatgcatttcgattctgactcctcgagtggccccgagaaatgtcgagtaccgataaaggctgaatatttccttcaactcgactccttccgatctaagcacagcatgaaatgacccagaaaaaatctacttggccccctgttacggatgaccgtgagaaagaaaccaaagtcacccaaaatctgccgtagtctcaagagatagtcgatagtcaagagattcgactctaaggatcaccatggaagtcctatccacgaccgggcaacgaatgttataaaacatttaggactccacttcgatgtcacaatggtgtcctacgaaatatccgtataaatcgcctctgtgattggtcagtcaaccggttgacttatggctcgttgaacccaccatcaaccaacgtcacaaaataattgccagagttatcagctcatgtgggcaattaaggactaacaagatatgatgtttgttcagttcactttgtggtgttcaaaatcgtcgtacaattccacatgaaaaacaaaatatatatataaaatatcaaaacgatgatgtcgtatagagtacaaaggagaatgaatctgatccataaaagagtactacaacttaggaacacgtttaattcccatggaattaacgtgcccttcatgcttatcttgtcgtaatgctttagtgagaggatctgctatgttgtcatctgtagcaatcttttctatcactactgtcttttgctccacgtaatcccggattagatgagctttccgttgtacatgtctagacttgttgctagacttaggctccttagcttggaagatggcaccactattgtcgcaatagatggtgatcgggtcattcgaactaggcactacagatagcccatgtaagaattgacgcatccatatcgcttcctttgtagcttcagacgcggcatagtactcggactcggtcgtagaatctctttgtaaagtttgtttcgaactcttccagtgatgcagcgccattaagagtaaaaacgaatccggaccgagatttcgagtcatctcgatccgtttggaagctagcatctcacagaaccggttgcgcatagcttttgatcgcctccataagtcaatgcccaatctttagtcctccggaggtacttaagaatgttcttgacagccaagcaatgtggttcacctggttgctgttggaatcgacttgtcatactcaatgcatatgccacgtccggacgtgtgcatatcatggcatacatgattgatcctatagccgaagcataaggaatccgtgtcatgcgctctttctcttccggtgtctctggtgcctgagacttgctcaaatgcacccctggagccataggaaggaaccccttcttggagttagtcatctttgaatctctctaggactttgtctatgtaagactcgatcgagagataacatccgtcgtgctctatctcgatagatacggatgcctagaattctttgtgcctctcccagatctttcatctggaaatggtttttcaaccatactttcaccgaagttaagagaggtatgtcattcccaatcaggagtatgtcgtcaacatacaatattaggaagacaatcttgctcccactcgacttgatatatagacatggttcctcgactgatcgagtgaatccattttctttgatcacttggtcgaagcgatgattccaactccttgatgcttgcttaagtccataaatggaacgcttaagcttgcacactttcttaggatgtttaggatcgatgaatccttcgggttgtaccatgtacaactcttcctccaaaaagccgtttaagaaggcggttttcacgtccatttgccaaatttcatagtcatgaaaagcggcaatcgctaagataatccggatggaacgcaacatgactacgggtgcaaaaatctcatcgtagtgcaaacctggcacttgggtgaaacctttagcaactagtcgtgctttgtagatatcttgttgaccttccacagaatgctttatcttgtaaagccatttgcattgaaggggacgaaccttagcaggtaagtcaacaagatcccacacgttgttctcatacatggagtccatctcggattgcatggcctcaagccatagctttgagtcagaactggtcatggcacctttataggttgcgggttcactactcgttaagagtagaacgtcatctatattatgttcctcgaccataccaatgtatctgtctggaggaatagagactctacccgacctcctaggttcctcaggaatgttcacgcagccgggattgaaggaataggttcctccaatggttgctcggtgtttggttctggaatctccgacaggtcgaaggttctatcactctttgcattctcgagaaattctttctctaagaatgtcgcactagccgcaacaaaaacacgttgttcggttggcgaatagaagtaatgaccacgtgatcctttaggataacctataaagtatgtcttgaccgatcgcgggccgagcttatcttcgtgtctccacttgacataagcctcgcagccccaaacccgtataaaggacaagttagggaccgttccttccatagttcatatggggtcttgtcaatgactttagacggacttcggttaagtattagagcggctgacaaaagagcataaccccataatgaatcaggtaaaaccgtgtgactcatcatggatcgaaccatatcaagtagtgttcgatttctccgttcggacacaccattcagctgaggtgttccaggtggagttaagcgtagggcaatcccacgagtcctttaggtgttgatcaaactcgtgagaaagatactcgccaccacgatccgaacgcagtgttttaatctttctacctaataggttctgtaccctattttggtattccttgaatttctcaaaggattcacttttgtgcttcattaagtagacatagccatatctactcaaatcgtccgtgaaagtgatgaaatacctatagccttctcgtgcggtgattgacataggaccacatacatccgtgtgtatgatcCCTAATAGGTCGCaggcgcattccaacacctttgaaggaaatccgagtcatcttaccgatgagacatgattcacacgtgccaaatgattgaaaatcaaaggccgagatagctccatgtttgatgagccgttttacgcgtttctcattaatgtgtcccatacggcagtgccatagatacgtttgatctttgtcaccaacctttaactttttattcattacgtgtaatatttccgaggtctgatctaaaacataaattccgttcatggaagcgccttgtcagtaaatcatatcgtgtaatgagaaaatgcaagcattgttttctattacaaatgaaaaaccaagtttatcaagcgcagaaaccgaaataatgtttttggaaagactaggtacataatatcagtcatataatgacaactcaaatccgcttggaagctggatcacatatgtccccttggagatggcagctactcttgctccattcccaacacgcaggtccacctcaccctttacgaggggttcgatgtttcggagccccggcacatgattacacagatgagaaccacaaccagtatcaagtacccaagttccgtaacttgcgtggttaatctcaatcatatgaataaaagtagaagagagagaagacataccaacgggtttaacacgacctgcctttaagtcctcatgataaacaggacatgtgcgtctccaatgcccagtcttgtggcaatgatggcattccatgttttcactcttgctctttgtcatgcccgatgagttgctcgcctcaccaggaccactcttcccgaacccgacttcttgaacttcgccttacctatcGTTAGGTttgcggagctttgcccttacctttccctttgtttgacacaacgagaacatcttgtttcgaactcccactgaacttcatgtccttctcggcctgtacgaggagggagtgcaattcatggggagttttcttcaaatcattcatatagtaattcgctcccgaattgcgaataaccatcgtggagtgagtgaagaatacggtcgataacaatattctcgctgatgttacagttaaaggtctcgagtttctcgacattctcaatcatgccgagaatgtgtgggctaaccggttggcccttctcgagtctcgcatcaaagaagcgagtggtatgctcataggtcacgattctcggtgctttcgagaattccttagtgagcgtggtgaaaatcttgtttgcaccttgggctatgaagcgtttcggcaaattgggttccattgcaaaaataagtacgttctttaccgcacccgcttctaaagcgaaatcgttatacttgtcgatctcgtttattccagccgtggggcctgggtttaacggcatgggctcaagcagatatcCGAGCTTCCGTCGCCGCcagcggcaaagattccgtaatccgcctcccagtccgcgaagttggatccgtcattcttgatcgagtagaccgattcatccgactcatgaagatcctaagccaggactcacggtccaatgtggcacttggcattgggttatcacttgaaccaaccatttgttgtttagcgagtttaatacgtgatctacactttgaaaaagaagaaaaacaaaacgaaataagcaactcatcgaggtgatttaagtctattttaaaatttattttaaacatgtagactcttgcacttgcataattgatctccctcaagaatgatacaagtgatcccaagactcaatttctgtaaattgataagccaactgtttagctaattcttccggaagaactcttggtcgatagatttccgtaaatcctatctatagtccaccatgatcacaggatcgtacgagtgaccatagtgttgagataaaataggtcaatcggttccaacttacccgacgtagaaggggtcatagtatgcctaccgacgaagaagggactcattggagtttgacctataaagaccgttctcaattttagtttatacgaggaagatcccatcaacaaaattataattcattttaagtgaacgaataactagcgtcggtcgtgaatgaatttatttggatgatggcttaaaacgtgtgactggagaatgtcaatgaaaactaactcgtgacctctatatgtgtcagttttcatgcaataaattataggtggtttggtttttaggcggaatatgatgcaaataatcgttgcgaaaaataaataaaggaatgcaatacgtaaataaaaatttcctagtgtggcctatcctagtaaaagaacaaaatacaactttggaatccaccgttggacccgaaaagcttgtcttgatgttccatcttgatccaagtagcgggagtgagcatctggtctccatctttggtcttctcaaaaattacaatttaaaattacaaatataaacctatttacattctaattaaaactgtaattacaagtgaaaaatccaaaacggagatgcgagatctcaaaatacaaccaagaccgtgttccatcattacggtaacacgttctactaaggccacactaagttacaatcaattgtaaaaattaaatacgtaataaaaaggcattcacggcattcataaataacgataaataaaatgcatcaactaaaaacaaatttattcgtgacataattccgtaattatgttaaatttatccaaaccaccttttaatgattaaaattcatgtgataaaaccgcttctatcatttaattttaatccattataatccgtcattttaaagacgctttaaaacaactatatggtacgtgagtgaatcaattcactattaagcgagtgtactatatccgtataaagtacatatttaagccaaaagaaaatttaaatcaaaagaaacaaattttcaaagtcgttaaagatttaaatccctcgatccagggacataagtgctcgatcgagggacaggagggctcgatcgactgaactgcaagtcgatcgagaggtatgctaatcaggaagcactcgatcgactaaactggaggtcgatcgagagcttatatcagcaaatctactcgatcgagtacgaggacaactcgatcgagcagaggggttttgaaagcaggtcgatcgagtacaacagggactcgatcgagcaaaagttTTTTTaaaacagggtcgatcgagtacaacggggactcgatcgagcaaaaacaagagaacaaagactcgatcgagtagaaatacgctcgatcgaatgcttatatggctgaaacttcaaaaccctcgtgaaacagttttggCGAGACAAAATGaacgcaattttgatcaaaactgattgaaaacaatatctaacaattgacaaaatcttgacatgttgctataatctccgtataaaataacaacatgtaaaaacaacaagaaatttgaaacaaaacagccgtgtaaaacatggcacggtttggttttcgagacaaaacaacaacaagagcaaccgtgtaaacaagacacggttcccaaaacaaccaaaaacgcagcaataaaaaaaatttctgccgagtaaaaatatggctgccgagacaaatttttttaaccaaaattcatcgtttcaacaatcgtttgatgaaaaacacatataaaaatttacgtggcctggctctgataccacttgtaggataatatccgtatactacccctttaattgtaggactataacgtaaaatttacatgtgaatattgtcataaaacataaaaacgataaggaacaagaaatcaacctcgggtccttgatgaacggcgtaaagaacaggaaTCAAACCAGAtcccctcctaattgttgcacccaagaccttgtccgagatatgcccttgtgctagaacagtgttctccgattgccttgcaatattgggagaactgatgtgagttttgtcgagatgagagatctcaggtttttcagaggagaatactcttcaaaaccctaatttctgctTTCAAATGAATGATcagtcaaaaggagagggagcctctccttttgtttgttCTGGCtggaccgagtgcatgcatggggaagtgggcttccacttcctcttaattttacctcgtagtccgtacccaaatgactaaatgtatatgacggtcCGATTATAAATcgctatcggttatcggaaattaaggcatcggctaataatacgggttagctgaattattaatacgtgtccgacaaaaacagtattgtataattacattcaatatacatttaattaaatataaatcgcttatatttaattttacgaattaactggttaattcgccttagcccatgatatttaatccgtattaaatataatatctcaacatcacatatttgactaattactagtcaaataactcggactaactggttagtcaatattggcatctacatgacagtattttcataccgtcacatctctcgaacgtatcctataggtgtgacttttagggaccagttgatcaccgccatctgtatgacaataacgtcaaacttatctagcaagccaaccgttattgataaacgtggatcaactgataataataccaaagtatgccctttgatccttttagaggtttataagtccttgcactaactgttaaggacaccaaccccaacaagacggacacaagctccaacaaggcGAACCCGAATAAGGGTCCTATTAGGGTCGAAGTCCCCTACTACCCTGTTTTCAACCCACCTGCCACAGCCCTCAAAAcccgcctgccaccgccaccctaggccttaCCTGACACCACCAACACACCCaatccaacccttgcaaccccatgTACCACCTCCCAAAGTGTCGTCTGATTCCGTcgaggtttgggtcagtttctaagcgtcttaagatcgtctgacattcagcttaataagaaaataaaacgagattagaaTTTTACCTCAATTAATTATCGCTGCTAATTCCGTCACCAATACTTTCTTAATCTCCCTCttgtgaattattttcagatttgatgaataataaagactattgcttgaggtttcatctatttatattggtagactaaggttataaggaaccaattaggaaatataaaatatacttattattattattattattagtaattatccgatcccgacaattaatcaacccatttacgcaacatatatagtcgacccaagccctatagcacatgacccaactccaattccgtctttctttattattttatttatttacttaccgtctcataacaaatattattattataaatacaattactattattattataacataataatcattcactattaccatataaattgtcgtatattattattacccaattaccattccgacccattactctatcattctattattttattatatcattccgtcttattcacaattattaattataaccgtcacaatcaattattcgaattacgtaaattagttatataaacttcactaaactacggggtattacaatgagCTTGTTGCAAAATGGCATGACTTCAACTGAATTTGATCGCTTCTCTTCTTGTAATTCGGcgaaggaaatatgggatggtctggAACTAGCCTACGAAGTTACCTCGCCTTTTAAGAAATACAAGATTGACTTGTTGATTCAAAAGTATAAACTCTTTACAATGGAGCAAAATGAATCAATCGACAGTATGTCTGCACGCTTCTCTAGCATTATTAATGAATTGCGAAACAGTGGTAGAAAGTTTATTTATGAGGACATCGTCAGAAAATTCCTTAGGAGCCTTACAAAGAAATGGCAACCTAAGGTCACTGTGATTGAAGAAGCAAGGGATCTCACTTTACTCTCTTATCAAGAGCTAATCGGTGTGCTTATGGCTCATGAAATTATACTCTAAGCTTGACGATGAGCCAGTAAAGGCAAAGAGTATGGCCTTGCAAGCTTCAGCTTGTGACAatgaacatgagatagaggaCGAAACCGTTCTATTCACTAGACGTTTCAAAAAAGCACTCTATAAGGGCAAATCTTCAAAATCAAATAATAACAAATTTTTTAATAAGAAAACCAGTGAGCCCAAATCATCGTTTACAAATATAGGATCCTTTAAGTGTGTAGAATCagatcatatgatcaaggattgtcctaCTTGGTTAAAGATTAAAGACAAATCTAAAAGAGAGAAAACCAAGAACGAGTTCAAGCAAGTTTTGATAGCATCCTGCTGGGGAGAACTCGATActgaagatgacgaggaatctgaagaagAGGAGGTCGCTCATCTATATCTGAGCAACATTAGCCTTGACCTAATTTCAGATAATGACGATGAAAGCATTAATTCAAACTCAAGAGTTTTGCTTGTTGGGTGAATCAGATTCAGAAGATGAAGACAAAGAGGTAATGTTTAATCGTCTTAAGAAACAAGTTAAGAAGCTTTTAAAAAATGATTTGATAGATTACTTTGAACAAACCATTATAAATATCTTGAACAAAGCCTTGAATTGAAAGATTTAAAAGAACATATTCTTGACATTGCTGAAAAGAATCAACTTCTGAAGGCCAAAGCAAAGAAGCTGAAATCTGAAGTTGTGGCTAATACAGCTACAACTTTGGAATCTTCTAAGGCTGAAAAAAtagctcttgagtctaaagttgtagctaatgaagctataacctcagagctaaaactcaacattaagcatctttaAGCCAAAGTTAtaactaatgaagctataactttagaattgGGGAAGACTAATGAGCTTCTTAAATCTAAGGCTACAGCAAGAGAAGCTGTAGCTccagatcaaaagaaggaaattgaTTCTCTGAATGAGAAATTAAAAGAATCGAAAATTCTACTATCTAATGTTAAGAAACAACGCACATATGTTGTGTTAATTCTTAATAAAAGATTTCAAGACTTTCGCGACAATTTTAAAAAGAACAATGATGTTAACCATTCTAAGTGTCATGAAGAAATTGAGTCCTTAAAGAACTTCTCCTACATGCTCGAAAGGTTAATGACAAATGGGAATGTAGCACAAATGTTCTAAACTTCTTAACTGAGAAATCCGACAACAATATGAAAATGGGtctaggacatgagtgctatgaTCGTAGAGTCCACTTTAAATTCAAATCAACACCTTTTGAATGAGATTtctgaaaaacaaaatatgtcgATTTacctgaatatttgatttgcaattactgtggtctaACTGTCATGTTCGAGACAATTGTGTCAAAACATAAGAAAGATTTTAACGAAGGAATCAAATTTGTCAAAACATCTGACACAATGGGAATTGATGAGGATATTATCATAGAACCTATTCGTGAAGAAACAAGGAACGATGAGTTTCGATAGTTCTATGATATGGGGTTTGATCATACAAAAAAGGCTAACAAACCTAAGAAAAATCATTAccccaaacaaacaaaaaaacctaAAGAGTCTTATGAGACTAAGACTcccccaaaacaacctgaaaaaCAACCACATAAAATACTCAGAGTTCACTCTGAGACTAGGACACCTCTCAGACAAACCTATTTGTTTATCAAACGAATAATTAATagacaagtatgagttaggaAATATTTGGTCTTTAGGGTAACTAAcattaaaggacccaacttagcttgggtacctaaaaattaTATCTAATAATTTTGCAGATTCttgtgaaagaaaacaatcaatggtaccttgatagtggatgttcaagccACATGATTGGAGATAataatttgtttctttcacttgaacccttcgatggaggtaaggttaCTTTTGGTGATAACAAGAAAGGTAAAGTTGTTTTACTGAAAGAgtgttgtggacatgggccaacTGCGCCGCTTGTACCCGCGGAACCTTGATTtaccaaagcacgtcatgggatgttaccgatttgtgaggcattgaaaccggtgaaaggttgaataagcctgcatttgtggagtcgccaccaatttattgtggaaaaattggaaaccgttcgaatactcgtgccacgtcaagacacaaagtaatgaaaTGAACACTaataactcgttacccttagcattccatgtctagaatgactctcgagatgccaatggacacggatgtccagagataactggagtaaggggtaagggtacgtattaggaagctctttaatccgacacctaatcccgtccgcctcgatagcggccatTACTAATAATT from Silene latifolia isolate original U9 population chromosome 3, ASM4854445v1, whole genome shotgun sequence harbors:
- the LOC141649350 gene encoding uncharacterized protein LOC141649350, whose translation is MSLLQNGMTSTEFDRFSSCNSAKEIWDGLELAYEVTSPFKKYKIDLLIQKYKLFTMEQNESIDSMSARFSSIINELRNSGRKFIYEDIVRKFLRSLTKKWQPKVTVIEEARDLTLLSYQELIGVLMAHEIIL